Proteins encoded by one window of Bremerella cremea:
- a CDS encoding ankyrin repeat domain-containing protein translates to MINSPELEYWASLGNTDKVRELIGSGCDVNERGDNGYTALHAAVLNRQVDVVRLLLERGADIHAKLDSGQTPEDFAVIVKDPQILVLLRSH, encoded by the coding sequence ATGATTAATTCGCCTGAACTCGAGTACTGGGCATCACTTGGCAACACGGATAAGGTTCGAGAGCTTATTGGGTCCGGGTGTGATGTGAACGAGAGAGGAGATAATGGATATACAGCCCTCCATGCTGCAGTTCTAAATCGTCAAGTCGATGTCGTGAGGCTCTTGCTTGAGCGTGGCGCAGATATTCACGCGAAGCTGGATTCCGGGCAAACACCTGAAGATTTCGCCGTGATCGTTAAGGATCCGCAAATCTTAGTGCTATTACGATCACACTGA
- a CDS encoding transposase: MNRVNAREAIFDEPDDFDAFERFLAEGLLRYPCHILAYQLMPNHWHLVLRPTAA; this comes from the coding sequence TTGAATCGGGTCAACGCTCGGGAAGCGATCTTCGATGAGCCTGATGATTTCGATGCGTTTGAACGGTTTTTGGCCGAAGGGCTGTTGCGGTACCCGTGCCACATTTTAGCGTATCAGTTGATGCCCAATCATTGGCACTTGGTGCTCCGTCCGACGGCGGCATGA